TTTGAGAGATAAGTAATACTGGACAGTTTTTTATTTAATCTTGACTATTACTGTGGgcagtttccattttattttacagcagGCCTTCTCTGACATAAGATCTGGACTGACAATAATTCATGCCCTTTATTTGTTTACTGAATCATCCATTGCTTTTATTTGGTGAAAATTCCTGACTTAGTAGTATCTGTTGGGTTTGTAGTGCAGGCAGCCTGGACGGCATATGACATGGTAGTCATACGTACCAACCCAGACCTGGCCAACTCCATGAGGCGTTTAGAAGATGCCTTCCTGAGTTGCAAAGAAGAGATGGAGAAGAAATGGCAAGAGGCGCTAAGTGAATCTAAAGGTGAAgagcaaaaaaaggaataaaattaattcagtcaTGCTGGCAAGACTACATCACTTGGAAAATCACTCCAGTCTTTTTATGTTCCAGCTGTGGAGGTTTCACAGACACTGTGGAAAATGGTTTGGCTTTCATCTTACTAAGAACTACTCAGGTGTATACATCTATGGAA
The window above is part of the Opisthocomus hoazin isolate bOpiHoa1 chromosome 1, bOpiHoa1.hap1, whole genome shotgun sequence genome. Proteins encoded here:
- the SYCE3 gene encoding synaptonemal complex central element protein 3, translating into MAESEPQEGNYDDMVKMVQDLNEDLEKLLEEMEKLTVQAAWTAYDMVVIRTNPDLANSMRRLEDAFLSCKEEMEKKWQEALSESKGEEQKKE